The Heptranchias perlo isolate sHepPer1 chromosome X, sHepPer1.hap1, whole genome shotgun sequence genomic interval atccatttttaggcctgctaaaaccgccaatacctcctcccgctcgatgttaatatgttcgagtatatcacagtccccctgccgtatttctatgtctacatcgtccttctccatagtgaaaacagatgcaaaaaattcatttagaacccctcctacatctgccggctccacacacagattgccatttttgtccctaatgggccctattttttccctagtcatcctcttacccttaatatacttataaaacatcttaggattttcctttattttgctcgccagtgttatttcatggcccctccttgatctcctaatttcttttttaagtatccccctgcactttttgtactcctctagggcttcctccatctttagccttttgtatctgccaaaagccctcctttttttcctaatccattctcgtatatcccctgacatccaaggttccctggagttcttggaaccacccttgacctttacgggaacatgttgccattgtatggtcccaatctcccttctgaaagactcccattgctccgatgcggattttcctacaagcagctgatcccagtccattttggccagatcctgccttatcctattaaaatcagccttcccccaatttagaacctttatttccggcccctccctgtccttttccatgaccaccttaaatctcaccgaattatggtcactctcaccaaagtgctcacctactagcacttcttccacttggccagccacattccctagaattaggtccagtaccgccccctctcttgtaggactttctacatgctggctcaaaaagctctcctggatgcacgttaagaattttgtaccctctaagccttttacactctgagtatcccagttaatattggggaagttgaaatcccccactattattaccctattatttgcacaattttctgagatttgcctacatatctgttcctctatctccccctgactgtttgggggtctatagtacactcccatcaaagtgcttgccccctttttgtttttaagctccacccatatggcctcatttgaggaacctgctaatatatcatccctccttatggcagtaattgattctttaattaatattgcgaccccccctcctcttatacctccccctctgtctcgcctgaagattctgtaccccggaatattgagctgccagtcttgcccctccctcaaccatgtctctgcgacagcaacaatatcatactcccatgtgtttatcaacaccttcagttcatccaccttatttgcaagactccttgcattaaaatagaggccatccagccttgctcttacatatttgccctgtcttccaagctgacttgtttttttctctatatttggctgcacatcaccccctattgtagctccactctgtaactCGTATTAATTGCACCATAGAAAAATGCAATGCTTATATTTCAGAGTTGTCGAAGTTAACTCTGTCTGACCTCAATGTTTGTATCACCTGATGTCAAGAGGAAGCAATAAGCCTGCACAACAACCAACCTTGATATCGGAAGTCCCGCCTTCACAGCCTGTCTCCTTTGATTAATTCACTAATAATGGCAATCCTTCCCTAAAAGCATTTTGCCAGTGGTCGGCGCGCCTGTCAATCGCGTACCCTTTCCACTTCTATTGGCTATCAATGCAGCTGCGCCCGCCTTTTTCTTTCGTGATTGGTGAATACAGCTGTCAATAGCAAATGTCAGCTTTTTATTGAGTCACGGAGCTATCAATCAGCTCACACGGACGCCTGTGGTCCAGGTTTGGTCGAGTCTCAGTTCTTGCgacacaattaaaaaaaaaatctgcgaaGTTGAAGGAGTCGTTGAGGTAAATTTGTTTTCACTGCTTTTAGTCTTAAATATTTTTGAACGACCCATTCTTATTCGAATATAGACTTGAATTTACCCAGATTTTCCGAGAATAAGGGCCTGTTTTACAGAAAATTTGCTGTTTGTTGTGCTGGTTGTAggtggggggcgattgggcgggcAGAAGCAAAATTAGATATTTTAGTATGTTTCTTTCCGAAGATGGAAAAAAGACCCTTTTAAACGTGTGCCAGTGTCTGGGGATTTCTAGGAGGGTTGGGTTGAAGTTGTTTTAGAGCGAAGCTTGACCCTTGGGCCTTGACCGCTTCTTTTGTTGGGATAAAAATGAGTACTATGATGGACATTGACGGTGACATTGGTAACTCACGCCAATTAAACTAACAGAAAAACAAATCCTGTGACTTATGTGCAGTGAAACATccgtattttttttgtgtgtgggggACAAAGCCTTGGGCGTGATGTCACTAATCCTCCCCTGTCTAACATCAATCAGGCGGTCCAAGAAAATTTAGATTAAATTCAGTTTGTACTTTTTTTTGTATGTTGACGTTTTTGTGCAATATGCACTGTACTTAATTTTGTATGCTAAAAGTATTGTCAGGTGTAGGCCCAAACTCTGCTGATTCGTATTTGCCAATTTATAAAATCCACAAAGGTGGGGTAAAAggctttttttcttttccccgCCCCTTAGTTGTTGCTCGTACTTCCACTGTCTACACCCTGTTAATTTGACTGATAAACCAGGTACAATCAAACCATATAAAAGACATACACGCTGTACCCTTGGTTGTTGCTTTTTGCTGAAGAAAAGTACAGATTGCTCCTATTTTGCTGGGAGGGAAACTTAATTATTCAATAGGTTGAATTAAGAATTTAATGAAACAGTACTGGAGGAGTCTCTTGCATTAATTTAAGTTGAATTAAACAATGAAGAGGTGTAGATTGTGTGCTACCACTGCAGTTGCATTCTGTTTTACTTTCAAATCTTTGGACTCTAGTACAAGATTTCCTTCTAACTGGCTTATAGTCTTGACTTTTGGAAATACTTGGGTGTAATCAGTAAAGTGCCCTTTTGCTCAttggtttatccctcaaccaacaccactaaaacagatcatctggccatttatctcattgctgttaatggggccttgctgtgtgcctaTTGGGAGTTGTTCCCTGCAGTCCAATGGTGActacatttgaaaagtacttcattggctgtgaagtgctttagaatGTTCtggagttgtgaaaggtgctatgtagctTCATTTTTACTTAAAGTATAGCTGAACTTGAGACTAAGCCCATAACTGTTCCTTTCcaaatttatatttaaatatatatccTGTTTGGGATTTGTCTTTCACTTGGAAACCTGTTGGATACTGATTTTAGTATGGGAGCAAACACTGATGAAATGATTTGAGTGTTATGGAATGGGGTGACTTTCCTGGGAAATGATAAAAATTTATATAAATGACCTTCAAGAGTTCAATAGAAAGTGGTCCAATTTGTAGATATCAAACTGAGGGGACAGTGGATTCAGAGGGTGCAACTGATTACAAAATGGGTTAGATAGACTGTGTAGGTGGGCAGGATAATTGCACATTACATTTCAAATCCTAATTAGAAGGACTGAGAAGCGACACACACCATGAATGGTAACTTGGTGATTGTGTCCAAAtccatgcagagcagcaatcaatgtTGCCAATGTTCAACTACATAGGcaagccagaagtcatggttctCTAGTCAGACCACATTGAGTACTGTCCAGTTCTGCTTTGGCGAGACATTCAAGTGCTGTAAATAGTACAGAGAGGAGCCATAAGGCTGATCTGTTGCCTTGGAAGTCTAAATGAGGAAAGACTAGGGGAAAATTGGGCTTTTCAGCTTTGAAATCTATCTTGGCGATAGATCAAATTCCTAAAAGACACATATTTTGGACTAGTAATTTTTCAGAGCTCAATATGTGGAATGAATTTCTGTATAgattagtggaggcaaaaaccctagaATCCTTTCCAAACCAATTTGATGTTGCACTAGGGGAGGGAAACATCAGGCTGTTTTGGGTGGATGAATGATAATGAGCTGAACGACCAACCTCTCCTGTAGTGCGGTGTGGACACACATGCCTGGTCACTGGAGTGCCATTGGACACATCTATATAGCCAATGTGTTTATGTCCCACATTAGCCACCCTGTGGCCTCTGATTGCAAGTGAGTGCTGCATTAGCAGTAGTCTGAGATGGGCTCATTCCCCACTGGGCACTAGATTAAGATGGACCAAAGTTATTTCACATCATCCCCTCTGGCTGTAAGGGTTCTTTCATTCTATCATTGTAGGTTAGTCAAGCATAGGTTGTAGATGTTAAAGGCTAGTATCTAACCTGGTGCCCTTATCACTGTGGGGTATTcttagacattttttaaaaatgtttttgctaTCACTCCTGGTATGTAGGCACCTGAAAGTTGGTGTTAGTCTATGGCATGGTTTAACATTGTGTTATGGTCCCTTGGTGATCTCTAGCAATGTTGATGCAATATTGCTAACACTATAGCTTAGTGTTGTCAGTAATATAGGGAAGCTTATTGTATTGTCTAAAAATGCTGTAACTTGGATTATTGAGCACTTGTCATCTCTGGGTTAGGTGAATTTGAATTCCTTGCCTTCCTACTCTTAAGCCTCCCAAGTAATGTTATATCATCAAATTTACTCAGTCTTTTAGATCATCAATTAAATTTGTTGATGGACCTCTCGCAGCCTATTCAACCATGTCATTTATGTACTTTACTGGCCCACAGTTGATAGAATATACACAAGTGCCAACTGTGTGACAGGTCTGACACCTTGCTCTAAGTCACATGATTCACAGGAGGGGTACTGAGAATTTTGCAAATTGAAAGCAATTTTTATGGGATGAACTAGGAACACTTTGTATAGGTAATTGGTTTGTAGTTGCTTGAGTTTGCAATGTcaaactgtgtgcagttttatcaCTGAGCCTTAATTGTTTTGCAGCTTTGTAATGCCTAATCCAAGCTAGCTGTTCATCTTGTTTCAGTTGTTGGAGTTAGGCATTTCTATTGCAGGATATGACTAGTATCACTATTTATAAAGGTGAGATTACCTTTGTAAATAGCATATGACAAATTTTACATGACTTGTGCTAGACCAGGGTTACAGCAGCATTGATTGACTTATGTGATGGCTGGGATGGGCTGGGTTGTTGGTTTAATGGAGTCATCTTAAAAACATGTATGTTGCAGCACAGGTGAGGTTTGAGACTAGTTTCAGTAAGAGTAACCTTGTTTACTAGATTCTTGCACTGCATGTTAAATTAAGTAGGATTGCACAGTCAGAATTGTATAGTTTAGAGCTTTCTGGGAAAACTGCTATAGAAAACCCAAAATTGACTTCACTACTGGATAGTTTTtcttgaacagtgaggaagaaggTTCTATTGTACTTACTAACTGCATTGGCTAGTTATGGATTTAAATTGCTGGCCTGCAAATACCAATCCATAGTTATGGCCTGTCTAGCTtgcacagcatctgaaattgTGGCCACAGGTGCTCAATGTCTGTAAGGCAAACAAATTGTGACTCTAACTTAATGGATGAGCAGCTATCTGACTTAAATGTGAATCAAAGTACCAGTGTGTATGCAAACAATCATTCCTTTTTGTTTTTCAAAGCTACCATCCCTTAATTGGCAAGTACCACAAAACTCAccaaattgcatttttaaaaacttactatCTTCCTTCAATCCACTAGAAATGACATAGGTACACACTTGGGAGAGAATTGCAAATTAACCTGTTAGAATTGCCTGCACAGTTTCTCACATACAGGCTTTACTTTAGAAATCTAACCTCAACCAAAATACTAAATTTATTGCTGCTGTAGCACAATCATAGCCACATCACATGACAACCAGGTAGAAAGTCCAGAATTGTATTCCTGCAAATAAATTGAGATACATCATGGGACTTGCAATTTTCATTCTGTTGCTGTGGAGCGATAATATTGTTTGGTAATAAACCAGGCAGAGTTTACAAATTtaaaaagggggtgggggggaataatAGAGGAAGGAGGAAAATGAGTAATCAAAAATAGATTGTCATTTGTTATAaaactaaatttttaaaaagccaaccTGAGTGTGTTTGTGGATGGTGCTTGTATTGAGACTTGGTGGTTGAAGTGCTTTTTTGACTGCTGCCATAGTCTTGAAGGTTTGCATCAGTTAGCCCCAGAATGTGGGGATAACACTTGATCAGGTGATAGTTATTGGAGACTCGACTGGAGGAGAAGAAAAAGTTGTCCTTGGTCATTTACAAAACATGACTATGTCAATAATAACTGCAATTCCACTGCAGGAAGTGAGGGAAGGTCTTCAATAGCAGAGGAAAAGGAAGGTTTGTTGGAGGAAGAATCAACCAAGTTACTTGCCTCTTACTGTTTGACCAACATTCTACAAACATTAATAAGGCCTATATTCCCACCAGTGGGGTGCATAATTTTACCTGTTCACCATTGCTGCAATACAGCAAATTTACTGATTTTCTTTGTGCTCAGACTATTGAGGATAATGGTGAACATGTAATTTTTGATGTTTCAGTCTACTTGTGCAACGCCATCATCTAGCACATTTTGTCACTTACCTCATTGGCTCTCATTCATAAACTATCTGAAATATAATTCACATTGAGCAGTATGGTAACTGAATTCATAAATAGCTATTGCCACTGAAGCACTTCAAAAACATTATCGTCGATAATGTTAATCTGCTTTCTCCATGGAGATGCTGAAGATTTTCTAGAATTTACTAATCtggagaaatttcctccaatagcAATTTGCCTCATTTACTTTTTTAACCAGCCTACAAACAGCTATGTCTCAACTGTGCCTGTTTGTTTCCAACATTGTTCTGATTTCCAATTTTCAGTTTTTACTTTAGCAGCAGTGAGACTAACTAAATTTAAAGTACATACTTTTATATGCTGCTATTCCATTGCTCACCTATTTTGAAAGTAATTTTTCTTCAAGAAAATCAGTTGCAACTGCTTCATGATGTCACTTTCATTGTGATGGCATTCCTGGTTTAGTCATGTGGCTTTCAGGGGCCAATGAGTCATGGCTATCATAATGACAGTGAGTTTTTTGGTCACATTGGTCTTGCAGATAAATTGCAGTGCTCATACCAGTGAAATGGACATAAACTGAAGCTGTGAGATTGCTTAAAAAGCCATACTAGTAGGAATGTTGCATGATTAATGCCCAAGGAGATTTGTCAAGTGACACTTTTTATTATAGATAAGGTGGCTTAGTGAGTATTGTAGCTTTTTCCTCCAACAAAATGGTCATGTCACCTTACTTGAATACAGTATTGCACATGTGGTGTACTTGCCCACTAAGCCATTGGGGGAGCATGTAATGACTCTTCTCGTTAGTGACTAGTGGAATCATTCAGTTCACACTTTTTAAACATTGGAATCCATGTCCAACATCAGACTGTTTGCTCAAATGCATGCAGCCTTGCTCATGAATTTAAATCCTTCTGACCTATAGTCTGTAGTGGTGAGGACCTTAACTTACTATTTCTAGTACTTAGAGCTGCTTTTGGTTCCATATTTTAAAATATGGAAGTACCCAAGGTGGTAACATGATGCCTCAATGAATCAGTGTAACTACCAAGTCACTTCACTGATTCTCGTTAAATTTGTGGCCCATATGACTGTTTCATGATCCTGATAGTGTTTCCCCTATCCATCTgttcatggcctctcccctcctatCTCAAGCTCTGCCAGCCCTAAAACCACCTGCCCCTTAGACTCTCTTCCCAACTAACCTTTTGTGcttttacccccctcccccccctggcAACCATGCCTTTTAGCCAACTAGAAATTCCCacctgaccaagctttcagtcacccctcctaatggctcctttttgtctgattgtgtctatgaagcaccttggtgcTTTCTGAcatttaaagatgctatataaatacaagttgctgttctTGGTACAAGACTATTAAATCATGTACCCTCTTTCATTACACTACATCTATATAAATTAATGAGTTGCTCTTGTAATTCCAGTAGTAATTGTCAGAACTATAGAGCACTGCTAACTACATGATTAGTATTTGGTTTGATAGTTTGTTTTGGCTGAGTTGCTGGAGTAGAAACAGACCATTGAATAGTGGATGTATGTGTATATAattaaaatttctcatctcaATGTTTTCTGCAGGTTGGATGGTTCCACTGTGAAAGTTGTGCCTATCCTCGAGTTGGTGGGATAACTTGTTTCCATTAGTAGGATACTGTTGCAATTACCGTAGAGGCCATGGCCAGCAGAGGAGCATCCAGGCCAAATGGTCAGTCACAAGCCAACAAAATCTGCCAGTTCAAACTTGTACTACTAGGGGAGTCAGCTGTGGGGAAGTCCAGTCTAGTGCTACGTTTTGTTAAAGGACAATTCCATGAATACCAGGAAAGCACAATTGGTGGTAAGTCCTTTTTAAAATGTACCTATGGATGatatcactgaggggcagcatgtagataaggaccCTCAATCTGAACCATTTGCAGACACTTGATTTTGTGCACTGTTCTGTGTTCCCAGCTGCCCTTTTGTTGGTATAGTGGCTGACTGCCTTTTTTCTTGCTTCTGTCTACCTGTCCTGTTTGCTTTACTTTGAACCCCACCACATTGTGACATGACACCTGgtgaccagatttttttttaaaaatggagattcTTTCCTCCCAGTGGCCTTTGTTTGTAGTGCTAAGCTACTTATAAAGAATTCCTGTTCTTAAAAGCACTAAAATTTGTGTAAATGTTACATGCTGTAGTAAACACAAAATTTCCCCTAACCATAGGAGGCTTGTTTCCCTAAGCACACAATGCTTTGAAAAGTAAACTGTTGGTGAAACTGGCAAGTTGGCTGGCAATGATGGCAAAGGTAGTAAGGGGATATGAGCTGGTATCTGTTGCAGAATTTAAATTGCTGCTGTTTAAATTGTCTGCTTAGCTGTGCTGTAGTGTTCATCAATAATCTTTTTTTGGTGAGTGGTCACTCTAGGTTGGGTTTTCCTGTTGTAATTGTCTAGTGTCAAAAAAGCCAGTAACATTTTTGTAACTTTGTTCTCCATTAACATAATCATGCAGTTTCTGTTGTCCATTATTTTTGGGTATCCTGTCATTCTTTTAGGACATTGAGCTTTTGAACACCTATAAacaatgtcctgagattgtgtccATTTGTCTTATGGGCAGCTGTCATGCAAACAAAAATCCATTTGAAATGCTGCTAAATCAATTGGATAAACAACTTGCTTTGGGTAGACTGGATGAGGTTATGACCAGCTCTGCCAGAGTTGTCTTGACAGTGGCCAAGATAATCCAGTCCTGGTGACAATCCCTGGCAATTTTAAGCCAGGATCATTAGAACTTTATTCACCTGCATAAGTGAGCAACCTGTTAAGTAGCTAAATATCTGTCCTAAAGGCATTGCACTGTACTTTTTGCCATCCTTAAATGGAGACCATAGCTTCCTGGTCAAGTGGACACCAGAGCCTTTTTTTTACACACTCCTCTCCACCAACATCATTgagaacagattaactagtcattaatCTTTGTTTTAGTGGTGCTTCCATATAGAAATTAGTTACTAGTGACTGCATTGCAAGTAATTCATTAGTTGTGTGCTGTATTGTagtaaatacagcacaggaggaggccattcagcccattgtgcttgtgccagctctttgaaagagctatccagttagcccTATAAttgttttcccccttcaagtatttatctaattccctttttgaatgttactattgaatctgcttccaccacccttccaggcagtgcattccagatccttacAACttgctttttttcaaaaaaaaagtttccttgtTGTCTCTGGCTCTTGCTGATCACCTTtttatctttgtcctctggttactgaccctctgccactggaaagttttttccttatttaATCTTTTTGGGATGTACAAATGCAAATTtgttccacgtaactaaaataaATTGCTGTTTTTTCTTTCTACCCTGCCTCCCCACCCCGTCCTTTTCTTTCACCTGAAAAAAGCTGCCTCTTGCTTGTATATAGTTCCATAAGCATCAACAATATACTTGGGCAGGAGAAGGTCATGGGTAGGGTAGGGTGGAGTGAAGTGAGGccattgagaattttaaactctCTTTGGGGAGATGGATGATATGGGACAGAATGCAGAGAATATATTTTGGAGGGTGGTGATCAAGATTAAAGCCTGATGTGCTTATTTCTGGGTCTCCTGTCATTTATCTGGACAGTGCACACTTCTTGCAGGTTTTGCAGCTATAATACtgtttttaattttactttttcaaTGTATGGTGAGTTTTGTTGCCCTATTAGTGTTGAATGGCCATGTTCACCATTTTAAGCTTTGTCCAAAGATCAATGTTGCATAATCCTGATTCTATTTAAACCAGTCTGAGAAATACAGTTGGTTGCTATGTTGGGTGTAAATACTTTGCATGAATGTGGTAGAGGGGAGGAAAAGTATTTAAGTTTTGGGCCCCCAAGTAATTTCTTTGCCTTTTGTGCCACTTACACACATGCCTATGTCTGTTTCAATTGTCTGCCTGGCTTCAGTAGCCTTGTTGCTTTCCTTCTGTAATTTTTTGAAAGCCTTCAATGTAAAACACTAACTTTTTCTAGCAAGTTGGCCTCAAAGCAAATTTTTTTCACTTCAACAGCTGCATTTCTCACACAATCTGTCTGCTTGGATGACACAACAGTGAAGTTTGAGATCTGGGACACTGCTGGACAGGAGCGGTATCACAGTCTCGCTCCAATGTACTACAGAGGTGCTCAAGCTGCCATTGTGGTCTATGACATCACCAATCAGGTTAGAAAACTGCTAGTCACTGAGTTTATTGGGAATTGCTATGTCCCTGCTAATCTAATGGCAAAAGATGTATTTTTGGTGTGATTTCTAAGCATTTTTCAGGCTTAAAGTTGAAATGTTACTCATAGTAAAGGGGGTAGGAAATTAAATGCTTTTAATCTAAAGCAACTACTCACCCAAAATCATGCTGAAATGTTCTTGAGTATAACCATAATTTTTATAGTACACTCCATCAATGGTGATGGAGTGTACTATAAACATTGAAGATTTCAATTCAGGCAGGGAAGTTATTCCCTGACATGCTTTATCCCAAGATTAACTGACTTTTTTTATTGAGTATGCACTGGGGATAATGTGGAGTGCCACCAAATTCTCCTGCTTTCTCTAGGTGGCAAATAGCTTGGACCAATGTGTATTGACTAAAACTTGCATATTTACAAGTTGAATGCACAAACAGTAAGATGCAGTGCATTACTGAAAGCTAGTGACCACCCATGGGGTTaatgttttttaaatttaattgcaTAGTTTGAGTGACTGGACTCTTGAATGAAACTTTTTTATAGGCATTTTTAATAGAAGTTGTACATGAATAACATGTTACCAATCCAGAGTTCAGATCTCTAGCTAGAACTAAAGCATAAGTCCTTTGCAGTAGGAAAGTTACAGCTGTGCTGCTCCTGAAATCCCTAGGCAATCTGAATTTGCCTTTTTGGGGAAAGGTGTTGGTTGGGATATTATCTTCTAGCAAGATGGCTCAGCAGCattaagtatttaattggctcatttcctggtttttaaaaaaaatacactaaCCAAGCCCTAATCCCTTGCCATAAAGCAAATTTTGACTGCTTGAACAGTGTTAATGCTTATCTCCTGTTGCTAGAGTCTGTTCAGCCTGTTATGTACTGGTCACACTGCTTTCCCCAGATTGGAATATCCTAGATTTACAATGGCATCcttagacttttttttaataaaagaccCAGTGAAGGTGCATTTCAAACTCTATCCCTGTTACCTAGAATGTGACTATTTAAACAAAGCCTGATAATTCAGTTAGACTCCTGGGGTAGCATTGAATTTCACATCCCTTGTAGCCAGCATTTCAACTACTGACTACAATaataacaaccccccccccccccccccccaacccttttcAACCTACATAAAGTGGGTCTCCTGAATTTTATCATAGTCCCTTCCAGTGCCTTGAGATGGGAAGATTTTGTACAACAAGAATcctgtttttaaaaagtgatcagACCAGTGATGTCAGGACTGATTTTGGCATTCAATATACACTGGCCTTTGACtaggtatgcttttttaaaaaagaaattagaccACAGATGACCATAGCCTGTAAATGTTCAATGCTAACTTTTTTTAAAGATCTGATGTGTGTAGTATATATCAAGAATTTAAAGCATTGTTTTatcaacaggcttgagggactgtatAGTCTGCTTTTATTTCCTATTCACACTTAATGGATTATACATCAAATCACTATGAACATAAAGGCAGAAAGCTTCTGAAAATTGAAGGATGGCGAGGGAATGGGCAGGGAACTGGCAAAGAGGAAGTGTGCATCTGACTTGTACTGGATGTGTTCCCATAGTGCATCATGGTGATGAATGGCAGTGGAGTTGCTTTTATCCTTGGTCAT includes:
- the LOC137307201 gene encoding ras-related protein Rab-5B isoform X2, with the protein product MASRGASRPNGQSQANKICQFKLVLLGESAVGKSSLVLRFVKGQFHEYQESTIGAAFLTQSVCLDDTTVKFEIWDTAGQERYHSLAPMYYRGAQAAIVVYDITNQETFARAKTWVKELQRQASPNIVIALSGNKADLANKRMVEYEEAQAYADDNSLLFMETSAKTAMNVNDLFLAIDLIGRETAAHRKE
- the LOC137307201 gene encoding ras-related protein Rab-5B isoform X3 gives rise to the protein MASRGASRPNGQSQANKICQFKLVLLGESAVGKSSLVLRFVKGQFHEYQESTIGAAFLTQSVCLDDTTVKFEIWDTAGQERYHSLAPMYYRGAQAAIVVYDITNQEAQAYADDNSLLFMETSAKTAMNVNDLFLAIAKKLPKSELQNASGTAGRNRGVDLHEPSQQSKSQCCSN